TGCCCCTTTGACATGTTATCGTTCTCCCATTCACTTTCCTATCTGCTCAGCGATGCCGCTCACCCAAACTTACCCCcgtactcattcattcattcgctcACTCACGCACCATCCATGGAAATACTGTCTATCACGCTATCCACAGCTGCCTGGGGGTGGCATTGGGGAAGCCTGGCAGGAGTAGCTTGAACACAGGCATAACACCCCAAGCTTCTCCGTGACCCTGGAGACATTGCTGCTTCTCTCGAGAGGGGAGGGTAGTCATTCCGGCCCTGTGGGTTCTGTGAGACCGTGTGTGTGAGAGCACCACGACACTCACCGTCGTCAGCGGTGGCCTTTTCTTGCTCTGCCCTGGTCCAGTCTGAGTGGTTTCCTGGTTGGAGCTGTGGTGCTGTGAAGGCGTATGGGGTGGCAGCGAGCAGGTTCAGTGGTGGCCTCTGAGCCTCCTGAGGAGAGCTGCAGCACCTGCCATGGCTCCACGGTGCTCACTGTCGGGTCTGGGAGTCACCGGaggccccacccacccctcctaGCTGGCGTTGAGTGATGGCAGCAGCTGCTTGGTTACTTCGAATGACAGTGGCCTCCGCTTGGCATTGAACTTCGAGGCAACTCCAGGTGAGGGTGAGGTCCCGATGTGTACTTGTGTAGCTCCATCACGCACTGACGGATTTGCTCACCGGTGCCTCCACTCACCCCTCCTTGGTCtcttctgcccactgagccagctgTTGCTACCCATCCAGTAGCTCCAGACACCCCTATGTCTGTCTGACCTGCGTCCTCCCACCCCCGCCTTCCGCTCTCACCTGATTCCTACCCTCGCCCCACCGATCCTCCCCGCCCTACCCTGTCCACACACCCACCTGACCACCAGAACACCCATCTATCAGTCATCCACTCTAATTTGTCAATTGTCCATCCCATCCATTCATTACTCATTTCCTATTCATCTGCTCaaccatccatccactcaccaaACCACCCATTATCTGGTCACTCCTCTCCAGACACCCCCACATCTGTCAGCCCAGTCTGTCGGTCTATCCGCTTGACCACCCAcctgtgcatgtgtctgtctgctcATTCACGGCACGGTCACCTCCTCGCCCGCCCCTTCAGTCTTTGTCCTTGCCTTTGCGGTTTCTTCTGTGCGGGAACACTTCTCACTTCCTCTACCCTGACGGGTAGAAACCAGGACAGGAGAATCCAAAGGTCACTGGTCATAGcaccgcacacctttaatctcagcactcgggaggcagaggcaggcagatctctgagttcgaggccagcctgggctgcaaagcgagttccaggatggccagggctatacagagaaaccttgtcttgaagcaCTCTCTCCAAAAACAGAATCCTGAGGTCTTTATAGAGCGGGTGGGAGATGGGAGAGGTGGAGGACGTCGTGGAGAAGAGGTGCTATACCTTCCACTTGCTGGTGGGATCATCCTGGAGGGGACATAGGGGCTCAAGGAGACTTTGCGGGTGTGAGACCCTAGAGGCCCCATGAGGAGAGTCCAAGGGACAAAGTTACCAGTGTAGTAGCTTTGTGGTAGACAAGCTGAGGAAATCCCAGCGGGCAGCGAGCATGGAGACGAGGCCGAGAAGGAAGAGATACAGGGTGGTAAAAAAACGTGTTGTTGACAGGGCTCCTGCTGGGGACGGGGGAGCAGGCGATTGGAACTAAACCAAACTGGGGATCTAACCAGTTGGGGGCTCCCAGCCAAGGTGGCACTTGGAACATGTACTTCAGAGCCTGCTCATGCCAGGGGCAGGGAGTGGAGCTGTTTGCTCACCTACTCCCggggggtttggttcccagcctgcCCTGCTCATGGGCAGAGTGTGCTCTGATGGCTGGAGAGCTTCTCAGGCAGAGACATCGATGTGGCTGCTCGAATCAGGGAACGGGCTGTGAagcagtgagggctgggggatgggggtgcAGCCTGACCTACCCACCCCAGCATGGCCTGGCCATTACTTCCCTCAACCTAGCATAGGCTTGGAGCAGGAGTCCAGAGTATGCACTGGCCGTGAATGTTTGCTGGGGATGAGGGCAAAGGTTGTCTGAGGATTTGACCAGGGAGTCTGGCTTAGAAGAATGGCCAGGGAATCATCTTCCCAGATTTAGAGAAAGAAATGTCAGCCCTCTCAACTTTCCACCCCCTGAACACCCATACGTAATTTAACTCTTACCAAGGAGACCAGCTTCCTTACTGGTCATGCGCCCCTAGTCTGTCCGGGCCATTTCTGCAAGAAGGGGTTCCTCTTGCCTGCTACCACAGGTTTGCTCTCTGGGCAGGGCCTAGCACAAGGGAGACCCCtgtgcctcctgcctgcctggtCTCCCATTTCCTTTGTGACTGAGGCAGGGAGGCCTCTGGGAAGCTCTCGTGCTAAGCCTGATGGGTGGTGGCTGCATTCGCTGCTCCTGGATACAGTGGGCAAAAGCTCTGTGGTTGATCATGGAAGTCTCCCCAGGCACAGGCGAAAAGAAAGGACTCAGGCGAGCCACATGCTTGCCTTCCCGGCAGAGATGACCTCCAAGGAGTCTTCTGATGTGGAAGCTTCAAGAATACCCTGTCCCTTAAAAGTCTGCTGTTGACGGCCGACTTGGGGACAGTTTGTATTGTATGTTTTATTACCAAATGGGATTGTGGGGTCTGGAGAACTGGGGGTGGCATATGTTGCTACCCCGTCTGCTCTCGGGGGCTGGGGTGATAGATGTTTTCATCTCAGCTCTCCAGAACAGAAACTCCACTCCTTAGAGGCTGTGTGTCCCTTGACAAGTGACTCAATCTTTCTGAGCTTTAGTTTCCTCTCTGGAAAATGGATTACTCGTCACGGTCATTACAGGGATTAAATGGATGAGCATGTTAGAGTCTCAGGAGAGTATCTGGAAGGTAGAGCCATTGATAACTTTTGACCCCTTTATTCCTCATTCTGGAGGAGCCCAAGGGAGGGGGCTCACCTGATGTTCCTTCCCCAGGGTCCGTGTCTTTGCAGTCAGTATCCTGCTGACATCTGGGAATATGGACCCAAGCCTTGTCCCAGTTCCTTCCGGATGTTAGCGAAACCTGAGGTGCGCAGAGCCTTGGAGACTGGCATGGGATGTCCTGCTCCATCCGGAGGTACCTCCCAGTGACTCCCAGGCCCCACCCTAGGTTAGGTGGCAGCTCTTTTTGCTCAAAGCTCAGTCTTGGCCCTGACCAGTGCTCCAAGCTTACTGGATGCTGAGAGGCTGTGCCTGCAGATGCCTGGGCAAGAAGCTGGTCTTAGGCCTGTAGGTCCAGGACAGGTCATTTCTTCCTGCGGGTCCTGTACCCTCTGCTGCCCACTGTGCCCGGTCTCGTTTTGAGTGCTGCCACTTGTCTGATTCAGGTATTGTACTCCACTGAGTCTCCTCATTCCCTCCTGGCCGTGCCCAGGACCCTCACTGGCCAGCCCGGGCCTTGCTAACATGGTCCTCACTGTTGGCTTGAGCATTGTTTTCTcctttggcctcagtttccctacctaCGAAGCGGAGTGCTGGCCTCTTTTCTTGCTTAGACCTCTTCAAATCTCATTGTGAAACAAATCtcattgcttttctttcctaGTCTCATTGCTGCCCAGTGAGCAACAGCCTGCCAGCCTGCATGTTCCCGCTGAAACTCTGCCCCGCGTGTCTTAGAGATCTTCAGTACTTTCTTGCTGCACAGGCCTTTGTGTGGGGGTCTCTTCTTGACACTCGGCCTGTCTGTGGCGCTGGTCTCTGCTTCCGAGTCTTCCTTTTGAGTCTGTTCTCACCATCCCCCAAGTGAGGGGCTTCCACACTCTAGGGCTCTGTTTGCTTCTGTTGCTTGTGTACCTTCTCTGGGTGTTTAGGGACAAGGGACTTCGCTCCATCCGTTCTGGCTCAAGGTACGGAACAGGCATAAACTTGACGAAGCTGCTTTTCTCTGTGGTTTGGGTGGAATATCCCAGAAGTGGGAGTTCCCAGGTCTGTGACGCTGCCTAGGTGGTTCCAGGAGTGACTGCAGTACTCTCAGCCACTACGTGGGGGTTGGCCAGATGTAAGGCTGCCTTCCTGGAGCAGGCTTCTGGATGGgactcccccccgccccccagtcgTTGATTCCTGTGATTCTGTTCCCTGCAGGCCGGCTGCTGCTCATAGTGGGAGCCAGAGCCACCATGACCCGCTGGACGTCCCTCAAGGCCTCTAGGCCACACAAGCCTGGCTCCTGGGATCTGGCAGCCTCCCCCCGGCGTCTGAGTACCCCAGCCTTGGCCACCTTCCCCTGGAAGGCTCAGAAATCTGGGACTGAGCTGTCTTCTCAGAATGGTCCCCGGGTTCCCCAGCCCCGCcaactctctgcctcctggcccaGACAGAAACAGCATCCACCATTACAGCCCcgagcctcagctacacagaccCATGGTGAGGTGGCCGACTGAAACAGCTGTAGGGGAGGATGTCAGAGTGAGGACTGGTGACCCTGGTGACCCTATAGAGCCTAAGGTCACGTGGTAGGAAACTTTGCATTCGACACAAGGTTTGGATCTCAGCTCTCCTGCCTGATGGCCGTATGTCTTGGTTAGGAGTTCCTTCACCTCTTTGAAACCTTCAAGGCTGTTAGAGCATGACTTGAGGGTCTTGGATATGTGTCGCCCCATGCCCAGTAGGCTTTCTGTGGTTCTCAGGCTTCATGGCTGTGTCTGGTGTCTGCCAGGCTTCAGGACTCAGCAGCACTGTGGCTTATAGCGTAGACCCCGGGAGTGCCTCCTGATCTGGCCCCTCTAATGCTCTCCACCCAATCCTCTATTTTGGTAGCAGAGTCTGCAGGCCGCGTCCTTCTGAGCCTCTGATGTAGATGTGGCCAGGGTTGTGCTGTCTGGATGAGGTCGAATTCCAGCATTTCTACCTCTGCCTACAGGCACTGGGCAAGTGTCTTCCTGTTCTGAGCCTCCTTGTCTGAAAAATGAGTAGATCCACCCTCAAGGGTCCAAGGGCAGGAAGCTCTGATAGCATTTAGCCTGCCCTAGGTGTCCAGCTGCCCTGTGATCTTCTTCTGGGATCTCTGTCTTCCTAGAGACATTAGGTGATTGAGGGCTCCACAGCTTTGTTGGGCTCTAAACTGTGGTGTGATTGGGTAGGTCTTGGGTGCATGGTATCCCTGTGATGGGGAGGTACGGCATGTCCCGCTCATCAATGTTCTGCTACACCAGAGGACACCCACTTTCAGCTCAGCCCAGTTGAGACAGGCTGGAGTCTCCAGGGGCAGGCAGTGCTGTGGGCCCTGGCTTACTTAGCCTGGCACTGGCCCTTGTGGATCAATGGGAAATGCGCAAAGCCTGGGCCTGAGAAATGGGTTTGCTTTGATGGCTATGGTACCATTCTTCAGGCCTTCTCTGGGAGGAGTGTGTgctaggctggcctggagatACAGTATTCCCTACAGGAGGCCAAAGGTGGCCACGGAAGCAAGTGACACTTGTGACATTTGTGATGTCTGTGCACCCGTAGTCCTCAGCAGGGATGGGGGAAGTTGCCTGTTCTAGACCTGGGATAAGACAGTGAGGGATATACATGGCCTGCTGTGAGGGAGCTGATGGTCTTGGTGGGAAAAACAGGCCAGTGTCACGGCTATTATGATTGTTGCTTTGATATTCTACATGAGAGTCTGTGCTGGGGTGTGCAGTGTGTGGGTCAGAATCATGTGGGCATTGCTTCTAGGGCATGAGGAGGCCAGTCATGACAGTATGGGAGCAGTCTGATGTACAGTtgcactgctgtgtgtgtgtgtgtgtgtgtgtgtgtgtgtgtgtgtgtgtgtgtgtatgtgaggatgTTTGTGTGTCGGAAGGGGAGCTTAGGGGAGCAtgggggggagtgtgtgtgtgtgagttggggGCATATGGAGGGGatagtacacacatgcacacatgtatgtgtgtagtgtgtgtgtgtgatatgtgtttgTGTTCAACTGGGCAACAAGGCCGTGGGACTTCCTGTATAGGCCTTGTAGATCCTAGGGTTCGTTCGCTGGCTGTGAGTAGAGGAAGGATGGGATTCATCTTGGTGCCTTTCAGGCTCCTGGTGCTCACCATGGAAACTGGGATGAAGTGAGGTTGGTGAGGTGGCCCCTGCCTTGGTCCAGGCTTGAGGTGACCAGGACTTGGGTTATGAGGGTGggagaaatttaaatatatttggaaaCAGAGCCCTTAGTATAGGAGTAAAAAGAGATGCGAGGAAGCCAAGGCTTCTGGCTGGAGCTGCTGGGAGCCCGGGAAGAATTTTTTCCAAGCTGAGAAGGTAGATCGAGGGGCAGGCTttaaaggggggtggggagacaggggATCTGTGGAGACTAAATGGGAGCTGTGTCTGCCAGTTACTGTCACGGGCCCTGGCTGCCTGCCCACACAGACCTACTGTCCTCTCTTTTGCAGAAGTGCCCCTGCCCGGAGTCAGCCTGGGGGCAGGCCAGGGTCCACCAGACCCCGGGATGACCGCAGCCAGCCGGGCCAACCCCTACAGCATCGTGTCATCAGAAGAGGACGGGCTGCACCTGGTTACCATGTCAGGCGCCAACGGTTTTGGCAATGGCAAGGTGCACACACGGCGCCGGTGCCGCAACCGTTTTGTCAAGAAGAACGGCCAATGCAACATTGAGTTTGCCAACATGGATGAGAAGTCACAGCGCTACCTGGCTGACATGTTTACCACGTGTGTGGATATCCGCTGGCGCTACATGCTGCTCATCTTCTCTCTGGCCTTCCTTGCCTCCTGGTTGCTGTTTGGCATTATCTTCTGGGTCATTGCTGTCGCCCATGGAGACCTGGAACCCACCGAGGGCCGTGGCCGTACACCCTGTGTGCTGCAGGTCCACGGCTTCATGGcagcctttcttttctccatcgAGACGCAGACCACCATTGGCTACGGGCTCCGCTGTGTGACTGAGGAGTGCCCGGTGGCTGTCTTCATGGTGGTGGCACAGTCCATTGTAGGCTGTATCATTGACTCCTTCATGATTGGTGCCATCATGGCCAAGATGGCACGCCCCAAGAAGCGAGCGCAGACTCTGCTTTTCAGCCATAACGCTGTGGTGGCTCTGAGGGATGGTAAGCTCTGCCTGATGTGGCGTGTGGGCAACCTTCGCAAGAGCCACATCGTAGAGGCCCATGTACGGGCCCAGCTCATCAAGCCCAGGGTCACAGAGGAGGGTGAGTACATCCCGCTAGATCAGATTGACATCGATGTGGGCTTTGACAAGGGCCTGGACCGTATCTTCCTGGTGTCGCCCATCACCATCTTGCACGAGATTGATGAGGCCAGCCCACTGTTCGGCATTAGCCGTCAGGACCTCGAGACGGATGACTTTGAGATTGTGGTCATCTTAGAAGGCATGGTAGAGGCCACAGCCATGACCACACAGGCTCGCAGTTCCTACCTGGCTAACGAGATCCTGTGGGGCCACCGCTTTGAGCCAGTGCTCTTCGAGGAGAAGAACCAGTACAAGATTGACTACTCACACTTCCACAAGACCTACGAGGTGCCCTCTACGCCCCGCTGCAGCGCTAAGGACCTAGTGGAGAACAAATTCCTCCTGCCCAGTGCCAACTCTTTCTGCTATGAGAATGAGCTGGCCTTCCTGAGCCGAGATGAGGAGGACGAGGTGGCGACGGACCGGGATGGCCGCAGCCCTCAGCCGGAGCATGACTTTGACAGGCTGCAGGCCAGCAGTGGTGCCCTTGAGCAGCGGCCCTACAGACGGGAGTCGGAGATCTGAGTGCTCTTGACTTTGGTGCGGCACCATCCTGACCACGCTAGGTCCCACGTCCCTCGGGGGCCTGGGCTGGAGCAGCGCAAGCCGGACGCCTCGGGTCACAGACTCAGTAGCATCTTTAGTCTTCTCACGTTTTCTCGCAATAGCTtggggaggttggagggagagTGGGTGACCAGAATGAACAGCCCATGGCCTCAGATGGACACGCATGGGCAAGGGGGTGACCTCTCGGGGTAAGGTGAACCACAGGAGTGGGGGACTCTGCTGGAGGCCTCGGAAGCAGTTCAGGAGAGGTCCCAGCCCTGTGGGGAAAGCTGTGTATGCACACTTCATTGGTTTCTAACTCGGATAAGACTgtttacaaacaacaacaacaacaacaaacacaagacAACACTAACATgtggttgaatttttaaaattcgtGGTGTGGGGACAGTTAGAATTCTACTCAGTGCTGCCAGGCAGAGCAGCTGGATGGGGTGCCCCGAAGGTTCTGGGAGGTCTGGTGTCTCTCCCTCACGTgtgccagggccctgcaggttgTCATGCTTAAGGATGAATCAGGCTTGTGACCATGTTAATGATCCTAATAAAGTGTCTGgatgtctctgggggtgggggcccACTAGGGTGAATCTGGCTTGATCTTTTGTGATTGACTTTACACCTCAGCTGCATCAGGGCTGGCTTTAGGACCCAGGGGAGGCCCCCTTTCGTGCGCCTCTGTCCTCCACTCCCTCTCTGCCCCAGGTCTCCACCCCTGCAGTGAGGGGCAGTAGGAAACACCAGAGTGGGTGCTTCTTAGGAAAGGACACTCAGGAAATTAGCATGGGGTCCGGTTCCCACATTCCCAGGAAGTGGGTCAGCCCCACACCTGCTGGATTCACAGCTCGAGTTGTGCCTTAGACACTCTGGTTGTCTGGCTTCAGTCACTTTTGGTTTATCAGACTTGTCGAATCCTTCCCTGCTGCCCCTAACTCCACTCCTGAAGCCCTCACAAGCCCCTCCCAGGATGCAGAGGCTGCACTCCACCTGTCCCATGGTTCCCATGTCTCTACCTCCCTTTCTCCCACACTCCTGGGGTGGAATGAGGTAGCCCAGCCGGCCCCAGCCAGTTATCTGCTGCTGGAAAGAGAGGACGACCCCTCAGCCTCCACCTGACCCCGGCCACCATGGAGATGACCAGAGAAATGtcataaaacaaagaatttcTGTTTCGCCTTTAGGGG
This Peromyscus leucopus breed LL Stock chromosome 8b, UCI_PerLeu_2.1, whole genome shotgun sequence DNA region includes the following protein-coding sequences:
- the Kcnj12 gene encoding ATP-sensitive inward rectifier potassium channel 12 isoform X1, which encodes MTAASRANPYSIVSSEEDGLHLVTMSGANGFGNGKVHTRRRCRNRFVKKNGQCNIEFANMDEKSQRYLADMFTTCVDIRWRYMLLIFSLAFLASWLLFGIIFWVIAVAHGDLEPTEGRGRTPCVLQVHGFMAAFLFSIETQTTIGYGLRCVTEECPVAVFMVVAQSIVGCIIDSFMIGAIMAKMARPKKRAQTLLFSHNAVVALRDGKLCLMWRVGNLRKSHIVEAHVRAQLIKPRVTEEGEYIPLDQIDIDVGFDKGLDRIFLVSPITILHEIDEASPLFGISRQDLETDDFEIVVILEGMVEATAMTTQARSSYLANEILWGHRFEPVLFEEKNQYKIDYSHFHKTYEVPSTPRCSAKDLVENKFLLPSANSFCYENELAFLSRDEEDEVATDRDGRSPQPEHDFDRLQASSGALEQRPYRRESEI
- the Kcnj12 gene encoding ATP-sensitive inward rectifier potassium channel 12 isoform X2, which codes for MGLPPAPQSLIPVILFPAGRLLLIVGARATMTRWTSLKASRPHKPGSWDLAASPRRLSTPALATFPWKAQKSGTELSSQNGPRVPQPRQLSASWPRQKQHPPLQPRASATQTHEVPLPGVSLGAGQGPPDPGMTAASRANPYSIVSSEEDGLHLVTMSGANGFGNGKVHTRRRCRNRFVKKNGQCNIEFANMDEKSQRYLADMFTTCVDIRWRYMLLIFSLAFLASWLLFGIIFWVIAVAHGDLEPTEGRGRTPCVLQVHGFMAAFLFSIETQTTIGYGLRCVTEECPVAVFMVVAQSIVGCIIDSFMIGAIMAKMARPKKRAQTLLFSHNAVVALRDGKLCLMWRVGNLRKSHIVEAHVRAQLIKPRVTEEGEYIPLDQIDIDVGFDKGLDRIFLVSPITILHEIDEASPLFGISRQDLETDDFEIVVILEGMVEATAMTTQARSSYLANEILWGHRFEPVLFEEKNQYKIDYSHFHKTYEVPSTPRCSAKDLVENKFLLPSANSFCYENELAFLSRDEEDEVATDRDGRSPQPEHDFDRLQASSGALEQRPYRRESEI